Proteins encoded by one window of Nitrincola iocasae:
- a CDS encoding hydroxymethylglutaryl-CoA synthase, with product MSVGIDEISFYTSSYFLDLRALAEKQQTDPEKYYAGIGQEKMGMAAPDEDIVTMAANAALPIIERVGADAVDTILFATETAIDQSKSAGVYVHRLLGMQANCRVVELKQACYSATAALQMACALVARRPQSKVLVIASDIARYDLNTPGEATQGCGAVAMLITQSPRILSVSADVGNYTDDVMDFWRPNYRTTALVDGKYSTKIYLRALKKTWENFTAVSPLQFNDFSYFCYHLPFSRMAQKAHQHLAKLNHCALTAEEIELQIADTLRYNQAIGNSYTASIYIGLCSLLDNLQDDLSGKNIAFFSYGSGCVAEFFAGQIQPGYQAYLHTSRHQAMLAQRQEVDYDEYLSLYHYADPQQGESVEMPHSTKGQFRLAAITQHKREYIPC from the coding sequence ATGTCAGTAGGTATAGACGAAATCAGTTTTTATACGTCCAGCTATTTTCTGGATTTGAGGGCGTTGGCTGAAAAACAGCAGACTGATCCTGAGAAGTACTATGCCGGAATCGGTCAGGAAAAGATGGGCATGGCCGCGCCAGATGAAGATATTGTCACCATGGCGGCCAATGCTGCCCTGCCCATTATCGAGCGGGTTGGAGCAGACGCGGTGGACACCATCCTGTTTGCCACTGAAACCGCTATAGATCAATCGAAATCGGCTGGCGTTTATGTGCACCGTTTACTCGGTATGCAGGCTAACTGCCGTGTAGTTGAGCTGAAACAGGCTTGCTACAGTGCCACCGCCGCCTTGCAGATGGCCTGTGCCCTGGTTGCACGTCGACCGCAAAGCAAGGTGTTGGTTATCGCCTCGGACATTGCCCGTTATGACCTGAATACACCTGGTGAAGCCACTCAAGGTTGTGGCGCGGTTGCCATGTTGATCACCCAGAGTCCGCGGATTCTCAGTGTGTCTGCGGATGTGGGCAATTATACCGATGACGTGATGGACTTCTGGCGACCGAACTATCGCACTACTGCACTGGTTGATGGTAAATATTCCACCAAGATCTATCTGCGGGCGCTGAAGAAAACCTGGGAAAATTTCACTGCGGTCAGTCCACTGCAATTTAATGATTTCAGCTATTTTTGTTATCATTTGCCCTTCAGTCGTATGGCTCAGAAAGCCCATCAGCATCTGGCCAAACTGAATCACTGTGCGCTAACAGCGGAAGAGATTGAGCTGCAGATAGCGGATACCCTGCGTTACAATCAGGCCATAGGTAACAGCTATACAGCGTCTATCTATATCGGTTTGTGTTCATTGCTGGATAATCTTCAGGATGACCTCAGTGGTAAAAACATTGCCTTTTTCAGCTATGGCTCTGGCTGTGTGGCCGAGTTTTTTGCCGGCCAGATTCAACCCGGTTATCAGGCATATCTGCATACCTCGCGGCATCAGGCGATGCTGGCGCAGCGCCAGGAAGTTGATTACGACGAGTACCTGTCACTGTATCACTATGCTGATCCTCAGCAGGGTGAAAGCGTGGAAATGCCTCACTCCACCAAAGGGCAGTTCCGGCTTGCTGCTATCACGCAGCATAAGCGTGAATATATTCCCTGCTAA
- a CDS encoding mevalonate kinase family protein has product MRAASAPGKIILTGEHAVVHGVPATAMAVKRHIRALLLEDDSGVLRWKDPFSGRQISYTHAQLQQRSELLALRYDAWQQGHLAIHEILPSPTDLLVYSVAQALQGTDLPGGDLTWRSDLPVGSGMGSSAAFIAVLLRLFSPEVLSAEALMHQVHFCERLQHGKGSYIDAAAVSLGGCVAVQGKNLTSLASPALAEDWYWIFTGVPLSSTGECVDRVRQQFSHSEIWQAFAAIARQWHTATVTERSELVRENHRLLCRLGVVPRAVQALIQQIERLGGAAKISGAGSIHGEAAGLVLVWLPGLNPAALNLPEPMHWGVLEEEVQGAVSFRL; this is encoded by the coding sequence ATGCGTGCCGCCTCAGCACCCGGTAAAATTATTCTTACAGGAGAACATGCCGTGGTGCATGGCGTGCCAGCCACTGCCATGGCGGTTAAACGCCATATCCGTGCGTTGCTGCTTGAAGACGATAGCGGTGTACTGCGTTGGAAGGATCCTTTCAGCGGTCGGCAAATCAGCTATACCCACGCACAACTCCAGCAACGGTCCGAACTATTGGCGTTGCGTTATGACGCCTGGCAACAAGGTCATCTGGCTATTCATGAGATTCTGCCGTCACCAACGGATTTGCTGGTGTATAGCGTTGCTCAAGCCTTGCAGGGCACAGATTTACCTGGTGGTGATCTGACCTGGCGTTCCGATTTACCGGTTGGATCGGGCATGGGTTCGTCGGCGGCCTTTATTGCCGTACTCCTTCGCTTATTTTCCCCTGAGGTGTTGTCTGCTGAAGCCCTGATGCATCAGGTGCATTTCTGTGAGCGTTTACAGCATGGTAAAGGCAGTTATATTGATGCGGCCGCTGTCAGCTTGGGCGGCTGTGTAGCCGTTCAGGGTAAGAACCTGACCTCTTTGGCATCCCCGGCATTGGCTGAAGACTGGTACTGGATATTCACCGGGGTACCCTTGTCGAGTACGGGAGAATGTGTCGACAGGGTTCGACAGCAATTCAGTCACTCGGAGATCTGGCAGGCGTTTGCAGCTATAGCCCGGCAATGGCACACAGCGACAGTTACTGAGCGCTCTGAACTGGTACGCGAAAATCACCGCTTGTTATGTCGGCTGGGCGTAGTGCCTCGGGCAGTACAAGCGTTGATCCAGCAGATTGAAAGGCTTGGCGGGGCTGCTAAAATTTCCGGTGCTGGCAGTATTCATGGAGAGGCTGCCGGGTTGGTATTGGTCTGGTTGCCGGGGCTGAATCCAGCCGCATTAAATTTGCCAGAGCCGATGCACTGGGGTGTACTGGAAGAGGAGGTGCAGGGTGCCGTCAGTTTCCGCCTTTAA
- a CDS encoding hydroxymethylglutaryl-CoA reductase — translation MKSHKILQAPIPMRWVGPLKITGQTLDEKISVPLATYETPLWHSVGRGARVSVLTDGILTTVIDERMTRSILLEADNAMVAHQALQSILQRKADMNQVVATTSRFAQLIDMHSQIVGNLIYLRLEFTTGDASGHNMVTNAADKLIPWILHHYPQLRYSSISANYCSDKKATAVNGILGRGKYVVSEILISRDLCERKLNTTPEKVVELNVRKNLIGTLIAGGLRSANAHYANMLLGFYLATGQDAANIIEGSQGVVHAEVRDDALYFSCTLPNLIVGSVGNGKGIDFVEENLHKLGCREDRVPGENARRLAAICAATVLCGELSLLSAQTNPGELMEAHIRLERP, via the coding sequence ATGAAGTCTCATAAAATTCTACAGGCCCCCATCCCTATGCGTTGGGTAGGCCCCCTGAAAATCACCGGCCAGACTCTGGATGAAAAAATCAGTGTGCCGCTGGCAACTTATGAAACCCCTCTGTGGCATTCAGTGGGTCGTGGTGCGCGTGTCTCTGTACTGACCGACGGCATCCTCACTACAGTGATAGATGAGCGTATGACCCGCTCAATTCTGTTGGAAGCTGATAATGCCATGGTTGCACATCAGGCGTTGCAATCGATATTGCAGCGCAAAGCAGACATGAATCAGGTGGTTGCCACTACCAGTCGTTTTGCCCAGTTGATTGATATGCACAGTCAGATAGTCGGCAATCTCATCTACCTGCGGCTTGAATTCACTACCGGTGATGCTTCAGGTCACAATATGGTCACAAATGCGGCTGACAAGCTGATTCCCTGGATTTTGCATCACTACCCGCAGCTACGTTACTCATCGATTTCTGCTAATTATTGTTCTGATAAAAAAGCCACGGCCGTGAACGGTATTCTGGGTCGGGGCAAATATGTGGTCAGCGAAATACTCATCTCAAGAGATTTGTGTGAGCGTAAACTCAATACCACCCCGGAAAAAGTGGTTGAGTTAAATGTGCGTAAAAATCTGATTGGAACGTTGATAGCCGGTGGGCTACGCAGTGCCAATGCGCACTATGCCAACATGCTGCTAGGTTTTTATCTGGCGACCGGGCAAGATGCCGCTAATATTATTGAAGGGTCTCAGGGTGTGGTGCATGCCGAGGTTAGAGATGATGCATTGTATTTTTCCTGTACCTTGCCGAATTTGATCGTTGGCAGCGTCGGTAACGGCAAAGGCATAGACTTTGTCGAGGAGAATCTGCATAAACTGGGTTGCCGTGAAGACCGTGTGCCGGGTGAAAATGCACGCCGTCTGGCCGCTATTTGCGCCGCAACAGTGCTTTGTGGTGAGCTGTCGCTGCTGAGTGCCCAGACCAATCCGGGAGAGTTGATGGAAGCACACATCCGGCTGGAACGCCCATGA
- a CDS encoding mevalonate kinase family protein, with translation MPSVSAFKVSAPGSTMLMGEHAVLQGEVALVCAVDARIEVTLRPRSDRQVHIHSSLCQYQSDLDRLTPQPALSFVLAAVSAYRTQLPSGFDLIIESGFSSTIGLGSSAAVTAAMVVALEHFASIESTLLEQFRSGLAIIHTVQEGRGSGADLAASLSGGIVCFSPSPLQIEALQCPDGLTLSLFYCGYKMKTPEVLRYVESRWQQEPQLLQQLYRLMGETSLAAVRALKAADLITLGRLMQVYQGLMDALGVNDATLAKMLADLRQDSAVLGSKISGSGLGDCVLTLGKTTPQPLQGFSQISIAPAKLGVMLTPCC, from the coding sequence GTGCCGTCAGTTTCCGCCTTTAAGGTCTCCGCACCTGGCAGCACCATGCTAATGGGTGAGCATGCGGTACTACAGGGTGAAGTCGCATTGGTCTGCGCGGTAGATGCGCGTATAGAGGTGACATTGCGGCCACGTTCAGATCGTCAGGTGCATATACACAGCAGCCTGTGTCAGTATCAGTCTGACCTTGATCGGTTGACACCTCAGCCGGCGCTTAGTTTTGTGCTCGCCGCTGTGTCAGCCTATCGCACGCAGTTGCCATCAGGCTTTGATCTGATCATCGAATCAGGCTTTTCTTCTACTATAGGTCTGGGATCTTCGGCCGCCGTGACGGCTGCCATGGTCGTGGCGCTGGAGCATTTTGCGTCTATCGAATCCACACTTCTAGAGCAGTTCCGCAGCGGCCTGGCTATTATTCATACAGTACAGGAAGGGCGTGGTTCTGGAGCTGACCTGGCTGCCAGTCTTAGTGGCGGGATAGTGTGTTTCTCACCCTCACCTTTGCAGATCGAAGCCTTGCAGTGTCCGGATGGACTCACCCTGTCACTTTTCTACTGTGGCTACAAAATGAAAACGCCCGAGGTGCTGCGTTATGTGGAATCTCGCTGGCAGCAAGAACCGCAGCTATTGCAGCAGCTCTACCGTTTGATGGGTGAAACCAGTTTGGCAGCTGTCCGTGCATTAAAAGCGGCTGACCTGATAACACTGGGGCGGTTAATGCAGGTGTATCAGGGGTTGATGGATGCGCTGGGTGTCAATGATGCTACACTGGCAAAAATGCTCGCTGATTTACGTCAGGATTCTGCAGTGCTGGGTAGCAAGATCTCCGGTTCGGGATTGGGGGATTGTGTGCTTACCTTAGGTAAAACCACACCACAACCTCTACAGGGGTTCAGCCAAATTTCCATCGCACCAGCTAAGCTAGGTGTGATGCTGACACCTTGCTGCTAG
- the fni gene encoding type 2 isopentenyl-diphosphate Delta-isomerase, whose protein sequence is MSDQTNTRKIEHIRAIEQDALTDRQGNWFDRIRLTHRALPELSLIQIDPSCRFLNKTLSFPLLISSMTGGDHELVRCINQNLAEAAERCQVAMGVGSQRVMFSSPEARESFALRRYAPTTVLIANIGAVQLNYGMTNTQIQQAIDVLQADALFLHLNPLQEAVQPEGDTNFTGLTESIGRLQSYLQVPIILKEVGAGLSPADIQAGLEQNIRFFDLAGSGGTSWSRIEHHRRLDQGADIGLKFQDWGLPTPLALRQAEPFLDSATLIASGGIRDGIDMAKSVILGASLCGVAAPLLQPAMESADAVVAAIEKLRREFVTAMFLLGIPNTAALFRNKALIVEER, encoded by the coding sequence ATGAGCGACCAGACCAATACCCGTAAAATTGAACATATCCGGGCAATAGAGCAGGACGCGCTAACCGATCGTCAGGGTAACTGGTTTGACCGCATAAGACTGACTCACCGTGCTTTACCCGAGTTGTCCCTGATTCAAATCGATCCCAGCTGTCGTTTTCTGAACAAAACGCTGAGTTTTCCCTTGCTGATCTCCTCCATGACCGGGGGTGATCACGAATTGGTTCGTTGTATTAACCAGAATTTGGCTGAGGCCGCCGAGCGTTGCCAGGTGGCTATGGGAGTCGGTTCGCAGCGGGTGATGTTCAGTTCCCCGGAAGCTCGGGAGAGTTTTGCACTGCGCCGCTATGCACCCACCACGGTACTGATTGCTAATATTGGGGCTGTACAGCTCAATTACGGTATGACCAATACCCAGATACAGCAAGCGATTGACGTGCTGCAAGCGGATGCGCTGTTCCTGCATCTGAATCCTTTGCAGGAAGCGGTGCAGCCTGAAGGAGATACCAATTTTACCGGTCTGACCGAGTCTATTGGCCGGTTACAGTCGTATTTACAGGTACCCATTATTCTGAAAGAAGTGGGGGCAGGTCTGTCTCCGGCTGATATTCAGGCAGGGCTGGAACAAAATATTCGTTTTTTTGATCTGGCTGGTTCCGGGGGGACCTCCTGGAGCCGCATAGAGCATCACCGCCGTCTGGATCAGGGAGCCGATATTGGTCTCAAGTTTCAGGACTGGGGATTGCCGACGCCGCTGGCATTGCGCCAGGCCGAACCCTTTCTGGATAGCGCAACATTGATTGCCAGCGGTGGTATCAGAGATGGGATTGATATGGCGAAATCTGTTATACTCGGCGCCTCGCTTTGCGGGGTGGCAGCGCCCCTGTTACAGCCTGCGATGGAATCGGCCGATGCCGTCGTCGCAGCTATTGAAAAATTGCGCCGTGAATTTGTTACAGCGATGTTTCTGCTCGGTATTCCAAATACTGCTGCACTGTTCAGGAACAAAGCGCTTATTGTCGAAGAGCGTTAA
- a CDS encoding tetratricopeptide repeat protein, protein MAALFSDQTVLIVEKNLEELEQLRQILTTMGFRKIEVASSVNMATSLLSEVQVDLCMLVYDLGRDEKNGLQVLQELKAAGRPSYSTCFLLVVDPQKLSLLMGSPELSADGYLAKPYDQLKLRAQLEKQLRIKRCIARVEAFRDQRKWDQALEECEKLQKQFPALGVLIFRIKGLIYLEQQQYKKALSVFERIRQAHDKPWVRVALGLVAYDMADYQRARVEMTQVIEAQQVCQEAFLVMARIHWLRGERSQCVTLLRKSVMLQPSVSVLQGELGNRAGFAEELNVAADGFRQAVLHARHTAMQNPEYYFGLVRVIQQQIADKPDRTVEFIAEAIRVLESVVHDCLGDPQIRFRARLIAADIYRQNGEHQNADFAAGDALAQFRKIPLAAQLSVADLLADGLESTRFASQAAELKQEVSRSMSTVEWGKSNLKGMLSFRQKALVEAFESFESAWLADPGNPGVGLNLLQTGIETLRKDMSQLTVLKRCAEIAIELQYGALSNKQQQRYQRLSERFSDLIRDAEIA, encoded by the coding sequence ATGGCAGCACTTTTCTCTGATCAGACAGTACTTATTGTTGAAAAAAATCTGGAAGAGCTGGAGCAGCTTAGGCAGATTTTGACCACTATGGGCTTTCGTAAAATCGAAGTAGCTTCATCGGTCAATATGGCAACCAGTCTGCTGAGTGAGGTGCAGGTTGATTTGTGCATGCTGGTGTACGACCTGGGCCGGGATGAAAAAAACGGCTTGCAGGTTCTTCAGGAGCTCAAAGCGGCCGGACGACCCAGCTATTCCACTTGCTTTTTGTTGGTGGTTGATCCGCAAAAGCTCAGTCTGCTAATGGGGTCTCCTGAGCTATCTGCCGATGGCTATCTGGCAAAGCCCTATGATCAGCTTAAGCTGAGAGCGCAGTTGGAAAAGCAGTTGCGTATCAAACGCTGTATTGCGCGTGTTGAAGCTTTTCGAGATCAGCGCAAATGGGACCAGGCCCTGGAAGAGTGCGAGAAGTTGCAGAAGCAGTTTCCGGCATTGGGTGTGCTGATTTTTCGTATCAAAGGGCTGATCTATCTGGAACAGCAGCAGTATAAAAAGGCCTTGTCAGTATTTGAACGCATCCGCCAGGCGCATGATAAGCCCTGGGTGCGGGTCGCACTTGGGTTAGTGGCTTATGATATGGCGGACTATCAGCGGGCCCGGGTTGAAATGACACAGGTTATAGAAGCGCAACAGGTATGTCAGGAGGCTTTTCTGGTCATGGCGCGTATCCACTGGCTCCGGGGTGAGCGTAGTCAGTGTGTGACGCTGTTGCGAAAATCAGTGATGTTGCAACCCTCAGTATCAGTGCTGCAGGGGGAGTTGGGTAATCGGGCAGGCTTTGCTGAAGAGTTGAATGTGGCTGCTGATGGTTTTCGCCAGGCGGTACTGCATGCTCGTCATACTGCCATGCAGAATCCGGAATATTATTTTGGTCTGGTACGGGTGATACAGCAGCAGATAGCCGACAAGCCGGACCGAACAGTTGAGTTTATTGCAGAAGCTATTCGGGTACTGGAGTCGGTGGTACACGATTGCCTGGGAGATCCACAGATACGCTTTCGGGCGCGTCTTATTGCAGCGGATATATACCGGCAGAATGGTGAACATCAGAATGCTGACTTTGCGGCAGGGGATGCACTGGCTCAATTTCGCAAGATTCCCTTGGCAGCACAGTTAAGTGTGGCAGACCTGTTGGCTGATGGTCTGGAGTCTACCCGTTTCGCCAGTCAGGCGGCTGAGTTGAAGCAAGAGGTGTCACGCTCCATGTCGACGGTCGAGTGGGGTAAAAGTAACCTTAAGGGCATGCTGTCGTTTCGACAAAAAGCGCTGGTTGAAGCGTTTGAGTCTTTCGAATCGGCTTGGCTTGCTGATCCAGGGAATCCTGGTGTTGGACTGAATCTGCTGCAGACAGGTATTGAAACTCTGCGCAAGGATATGAGTCAGTTGACAGTGCTGAAACGCTGTGCCGAAATAGCCATAGAGCTGCAGTATGGTGCGCTAAGTAACAAACAGCAGCAACGTTATCAGCGTTTGAGTGAACGTTTCAGCGACCTGATCAGGGATGCAGAGATTGCATAA
- a CDS encoding response regulator, giving the protein MIDKPSLFRVLLVEDEPADAHLIRLAFEENNLLVDLRHVSDGVEAFSFLRRQSGYSDEAQPDLILLDLNMPRMNGLQFLEKIKQEVAFRHIPVVVLTTSDSESDIIRSYDLGASGYVVKPVDIDDFIHQVKTLEDYWITLVRRPQKPG; this is encoded by the coding sequence ATGATTGATAAACCCTCCTTATTTAGAGTGCTGCTAGTTGAAGATGAACCGGCTGATGCACATCTGATTCGTCTGGCTTTTGAAGAGAATAACCTGCTGGTTGATTTGCGTCATGTTAGTGATGGCGTTGAGGCTTTCAGTTTTTTGCGTCGCCAGTCAGGCTATAGCGATGAAGCTCAACCGGATCTTATTCTGCTGGACCTTAATATGCCGCGAATGAATGGGCTGCAGTTTCTGGAAAAAATAAAGCAGGAGGTCGCGTTTCGCCATATCCCCGTAGTGGTTCTCACCACATCAGATTCCGAGAGTGACATAATCAGGTCCTATGATTTGGGCGCGTCGGGTTATGTTGTCAAACCGGTTGATATTGATGATTTTATACACCAGGTCAAGACGCTTGAAGACTACTGGATTACTTTGGTACGTCGCCCGCAAAAGCCCGGTTGA
- a CDS encoding sensor histidine kinase: MRRLNQLLCFMALFLSVTCTATDHPDNSLYDFFQQHDSVMLLIDPDTGTIEDANPAAEAFYGYNRETLLTLSIHSLNTLTPAQVAEEMQVATAQGRNYFVFRHVLADGAVRTVEVRSHPYRFDGKLRLLSVINDITPGRHADQALWHYQDRLEEIVDLQVQALQQEKANRQRLLFVAVLLQMLAIVVLIILSISLFRTQKERTNLLHQQEKTNRELRRLNEIMAHHFQEPARRLVSFAQRLYKKGLVEADQDVRVSVDFIHQQALRLSYLVRDIQRYLALDQADAASQHLHLSEVIAQQMREPELSERLKHVSVELNLAEDSLYFPKGYLQQILRILFDNSLNYACADSPLRIEVKSLKQPGHTLIQFIDNGCGVEPEYREQLFEMFSRIVNEADKASSTGTGMGLAVLRKMVEKKGGWVNVHDGMGTGLMIEFAIEDPTP, encoded by the coding sequence ATGCGTAGATTAAATCAGTTGTTGTGCTTTATGGCACTGTTTCTGTCCGTGACCTGTACAGCAACTGACCACCCTGACAACAGTCTGTATGATTTTTTTCAACAGCATGACTCGGTTATGCTGTTGATTGATCCGGATACCGGCACAATTGAAGATGCCAACCCGGCCGCTGAAGCGTTTTATGGCTACAACCGTGAAACACTTTTGACGCTATCAATTCACTCACTGAATACTCTGACGCCAGCGCAGGTGGCTGAAGAGATGCAAGTGGCGACCGCGCAAGGGCGTAACTATTTTGTTTTTCGCCATGTACTGGCTGATGGTGCCGTACGCACCGTGGAAGTGCGTAGTCATCCTTACCGGTTTGACGGGAAGTTGCGTTTGCTGTCAGTGATCAATGATATCACTCCAGGACGCCATGCTGATCAGGCGCTCTGGCATTATCAGGATCGTCTGGAAGAGATAGTTGATCTACAGGTGCAAGCCTTACAACAAGAAAAAGCCAATCGCCAGCGATTGCTGTTTGTTGCTGTCTTATTGCAGATGTTGGCTATAGTTGTGCTGATCATTCTGTCTATCAGTCTGTTTCGTACCCAAAAAGAACGCACCAACTTGCTGCACCAACAGGAAAAAACCAATCGGGAATTGCGTCGCCTGAATGAAATTATGGCACACCACTTTCAGGAACCGGCACGCCGCCTGGTTAGCTTTGCTCAGCGTTTGTACAAAAAGGGCCTGGTAGAGGCTGACCAGGATGTGCGTGTATCAGTTGATTTTATCCATCAACAAGCGTTGCGCTTAAGTTATCTGGTGCGTGATATCCAGCGCTATCTGGCGCTGGACCAGGCCGATGCAGCATCGCAACATCTACACTTATCAGAGGTTATTGCGCAGCAGATGCGAGAACCCGAGTTAAGTGAGCGTCTGAAACATGTCAGTGTAGAGCTGAATTTGGCCGAGGACTCGTTATATTTTCCGAAAGGCTATCTGCAGCAAATTCTCAGAATATTGTTTGATAACAGTCTGAATTATGCCTGTGCAGATAGCCCATTACGGATTGAGGTGAAATCTCTGAAGCAGCCTGGCCATACGCTGATCCAGTTTATCGACAATGGTTGCGGTGTCGAGCCGGAATACCGGGAACAATTATTTGAGATGTTTTCGCGCATTGTCAATGAAGCGGATAAGGCGTCCAGCACAGGTACAGGGATGGGACTGGCCGTGTTGCGTAAAATGGTCGAAAAGAAAGGTGGCTGGGTAAACGTCCATGATGGTATGGGCACTGGCCTGATGATTGAGTTTGCCATTGAGGACCCCACACCATGA
- a CDS encoding diguanylate cyclase: MTQVEVHAENNAPVVLVIEDEPGDAQLIRLQLMEQDVLAYQIVLAGSLKDAEIQVKQQNLMPNAILLDLNLPDSSGVATVRRCYQLFPDVPVVVLTGLDDQAATEAAIEAGAEDYLSKGAEGRWIRKAIRYAILRHERDASERLAMAVFRHAREAIMITNAEQQILQVNTAFSDITGYSAEDVIGQTPALLNSGHHDATFFEQMFATLAAKGSWDGEIWNRRKDGSLVVETMNISAVHDARGQVVQYVALFSDITQKKAAQDKVSYLAYHDALTNLPNRTLFMDRFQQALVSVRRTQSSLALAFMDLDGFKAVNDTHGHAAGDFLLEALSEKMKACLREDDTLARLGGDEFLLLLQGQLDQQTTEQVLQRLLTTAHEPIEWKGRTLEVSVSIGACFIDGQSLKSPEDYITEADVAMYRAKKQGKNRYCFTNNT, from the coding sequence ATGACACAAGTCGAAGTACACGCTGAAAACAATGCGCCGGTAGTGCTGGTGATAGAAGATGAACCAGGTGATGCCCAGCTTATCAGGCTGCAGCTCATGGAACAGGATGTGTTGGCATATCAAATCGTGTTGGCAGGGTCTCTCAAGGATGCCGAAATACAAGTTAAGCAGCAAAACCTCATGCCAAATGCAATACTGCTTGATTTGAATCTGCCTGACTCAAGCGGTGTCGCTACTGTCAGACGCTGCTACCAGCTTTTTCCGGATGTGCCGGTAGTCGTGTTGACCGGCCTGGATGATCAGGCTGCAACAGAAGCCGCTATTGAAGCCGGTGCTGAAGATTATTTGAGCAAAGGCGCCGAAGGGCGCTGGATACGCAAAGCGATCCGCTATGCAATTTTACGGCATGAGCGTGATGCTTCGGAGCGCCTGGCTATGGCTGTGTTCCGCCATGCACGTGAAGCGATCATGATCACTAATGCCGAGCAACAGATTCTCCAGGTAAACACAGCCTTTAGCGACATCACTGGCTACAGTGCTGAAGACGTGATTGGGCAGACACCCGCACTTCTTAACTCCGGTCATCATGACGCTACTTTCTTTGAGCAGATGTTTGCCACGCTGGCCGCTAAGGGCAGTTGGGATGGTGAAATATGGAATCGCCGCAAAGATGGCAGTCTGGTGGTGGAAACCATGAACATAAGCGCCGTGCATGATGCGCGAGGCCAGGTTGTGCAATATGTGGCGTTATTCTCTGATATCACTCAGAAAAAGGCGGCTCAGGATAAAGTAAGCTACCTGGCTTACCATGATGCGCTGACCAATCTGCCAAACCGGACCTTGTTTATGGACCGTTTCCAGCAGGCGCTGGTGTCTGTACGCCGTACTCAAAGCTCATTGGCACTTGCCTTTATGGATCTGGATGGATTTAAAGCTGTTAATGATACCCATGGACATGCGGCCGGTGACTTTCTATTAGAAGCTCTGTCTGAGAAAATGAAGGCCTGTTTACGCGAAGACGATACTCTGGCACGTTTAGGGGGAGATGAGTTTTTATTGTTGCTCCAAGGGCAGTTGGATCAACAGACCACTGAACAGGTGCTGCAACGTTTGCTGACAACGGCTCATGAACCCATTGAATGGAAGGGGCGCACATTGGAAGTCTCGGTGAGTATAGGTGCGTGCTTTATCGACGGACAGTCGTTGAAAAGTCCGGAAGATTATATTACCGAAGCTGATGTGGCTATGTATCGTGCCAAGAAGCAGGGCAAAAACCGTTACTGTTTTACCAACAATACCTGA